The genomic region GACCTACTCTCACATGGGATCTCCCACACTACCATCGGCGATGGCGCTTTTCACTTCTGAGTTCGGGATGGGATCAGGTGGTTCAACGCCTCTATGATCGTCAAGCAATTCGTTTTGCGTTTTGTTCTGGCTGGACGTTTAGTCTCACCAAAACACGCGAATACGTGCTTGGATCTTTAACAATTCTTTTTTTGAAATAACGTGTATCAAGGTTAAACCGGATCGTATTATGTGTCTTTGTCATTTTGATGATCTTGAGCTTTTACTCTCTTCATCCAAAACCACTTTGGTGTTATATGGTCAAGCCTCACGAGCAATTAGTATTGGTTAGCTCAATGCCTCACAGCACTTACACACCCAACCTATCAACGTCCTAGTCTCGAACGGCTCTTTAGGGGACTTATGTCCCAGTGAGATCTTATCTTAAGGGAGGCTTCCCGCTTAGATGCTTTCAGCGGTTATCCCGTCCGAACATAGCTACCCGGCAATGCCACTGGCGTGACAACCGGAACACCAGAGGTTCGTCCACTCCGGTCCTCTCGTACTAGGAGCAGCTCCTCTCAAATCTCAAACGTCCACGGCAGATAGGGACCGAACTGTCTCACGACGTTCTAAACCCAGCTCGCGTACCACTTTAAATGGCGAACAGCCATACCCTTGGGACCGGCTTCAGCCCCAGGATGTGATGAGCCGACATCGAGGTGCCAAACACCGCCGTCGATGTGAACTCTTGGGCGGTATCAGCCTGTTATCCCCGGAGTACCTTTTATCCGTTGAGCGATGGCCCTTCCATACAGAACCACCGGATCACTAAGACCTACTTTCGTACCTGCTCGACGTGTCTGTCTCGCAGTTAAGCGTGCTTTTGCCTTTACACTCTATGCATGATTTCCGACCATGCTGAGCACACCTTCGTGCTCCTCCGTTACTCTTTGGGAGGAGACCGCCCCAGTCAAACTACCCACCACACAGTGTCCTCGATCCCGATAAGGGACCTGAGTTAGAACCTCAAACATACCAGGGTGGTATTTCAAGAGTGGCTCCATGCAAACTGGCGTCTGCACTTCAAAGCCTCCCACCTATCCTACACAAGTAGGTTCAAAGTTCACTGTGAAGCTATAGTAAAGGTTCACGGGGTCTTTCCGTCTAGCCGCGGATACACAGCATCTTCACTGCGATTTCAATTTCACTGAGTCTCGGGTGGAGACAGTGTGGCCATCGTTACGCCATTCGTGCAGGTCGGAACTTACCCGACAAGGAATTTCGCTACCTTAGGACCGTTATAGTTACGGCCGCCGTTTACTTGGGCTTCGATCAAGAGCTTCGCTTGCGCTAACCCCATCAATTAACCTTCAAGCACCGGGCAGGCGTCACACCCTATACGTCCACTTTCGTGTTTGCAGAGTGCTGTGTTTTTAATAAACAGTCGCAGCCACCTGGTATCTTCGACCGACTAGTGCTTACGGAGCAAGTCCTTCACACCGGCCGGCGTACCTTCTCCCGAAGTTACGGTACCATTTTGCCTAGTTCCTTCACCCGAGTTCTCTCAAGCGCCTTGGTATTCTCTACCTGACCACCTGTGTCGGTTTGGGGTACGGTCAATGTATATCTGAAGCTTAGAAGTTTTTCCTGGAAGCATGGCATCAACCACTTCGCCCAAAAGAGGGCTCGTCATCAGTTCTCGGCATTCTCTCTAAAAGAGTGACCCGGATTTGCCTAAGTCACTTGCCTACCGCCTTAAACACAGACAACCATCGCTGTGCTGGCCTAGCCTTCTCCGTCTCTCCATCGCAATATACATCGGTACAGGAATATTAACCTGTTTTCCATCGACTACGCATTTCTGCCTCGCCTTAGGGGCCGACTCACCCTGCCCTGATTAACATGGGACAGGAAACCTTGGTCTTCCGGCGGGGGAGTTTTTCACTCCCCTTATCGTTACTCATGTCAACATTCGCACTTCTGATACCTCCAGCCTGCCTTACAGCTTGACCTTCAACGGCTTACAGAACGCTCCTCTACCATGCCTAATAAATTAAGCATCCGTAGCTTCGGTGTACAGTTTGAGCCCCGTTATATCTTCCGCGCAGGCCGACTCGACTAGTGAGCTATTACGCTTTCTTTAAAGGATGGCTGCTTCTAAGCCAACCTCCTAGCTGTCTAAGCCTTCCCACATCGTTTCCCACTTAACTGTAACTTTGGGACCTTAGCTGACGGTCTGGGTTGTTTCCCTTTCCACGACGGACGTTAGCACCCGCCGTGTGTCTCCCGTAATTGCACTCATTGGTATTCGGAGTTTGCATGGGGTTGGTAAGTCGGGATGACCCCCTAGCCCAAACAGTGCTCTACCCCCAATGGTGAGATACGAGGCGCTACCTAAATAGCTTTCGAGGAGAACCAGCTATCTCCGAGCTTGATTAGCCTTTCACTCCTATCCACAAGTCATCCCCAGCCTTTTCAACGGATGTGGGTTCGGTCCTCCAGTTGATGTTACTCAACCTTCAACCTGCTCATGGATAGATCGCCCGGTTTCGGGTCTATTCCCAGCAACTAAACGCCCTATTAAGACTCGGTTTCCCTACGGCTCCACTATGTGCTTAACCTTGCTACTGAAAATAAGTCGTTGACCCATTATACAAAAGGTACGCAGTCACGGAACAAGTCCGCTCCCACTGCTTGTACGTACACGGTTTCAGGATCTATTTCACTCCCCTCACAGGGGTTCTTTTCGCCTTTCCCTCACGGTACTGGTTCACTATCGGTCAGTCAGGAGTATTTAGCCTTGGAGGATGGTCCCCCCATATTCAGACAGGATAACACGTGTCCCGTCCTACTCGTTTTCATGATTAAGGTGTTTTCGTATACGGGGCTATCACCCTCTATCGCGGCACTTTCCAGAGCCTTCTACTAACACCAAAACCACTTAAGGGCTAATCCCCTTTCGCTCGCCGCTACTTAGGGAATCTCGGTTGATTTCTTTTCCTCCGGGTACTTAGATGTTTCAGTTCCCCGGGTTCGCCTCCACACAGCTATGTATTCACTGTGGGATACTCTACAAGTAGAGTGGGTTTCCCCATTCGGACATGTTCGGATCAAAGTCTGTTTATCGACTCCCCGAACCTTTTCGCAGATTACCACGTCCTTCATCGCCTCTGACTGCCAAGGCATCCACCGTGCACGCTTGGTCACTTGACCATATAACCCAAAATAGTTTCGGATCACATACCAAAGAGCTTTTGTGTCTCTCTGGATTTACGATAATAGAAGTCACTAGGTTAAAGTGAACTTCCACCGGTTTAACGCTTGATTCATCGTTATTTCAAAATTCGAATTGTTAAAGAGCAAGTTTAGTGCAAAGCACTAAGTCAGATGCTTGATGGACAAACCATTCAAACCTCTTGCTTAGAACTCTGTGCTAATGCTTTTAAGATAGGTATCAGATAATTTGTGTGAACGCTCACCAGAGGTTTCTATCGTTTAAGGAGGTGATCCAGCCCCAGGTTCCCCTAGGGCTACCTTGTTACGACTTCACCCCAGTCATTGACCACTCCGTGGTAACCGCCATCCCCGAAGGGTTAAGCTAGCTACTTCTGGAGCAATCAACTCCCATGGTGTGACGGGCGGTGTGTACAAGGCCCGGGAACGTATTCACCGTGACATTCTGATTCACGATTACTAGCGATTCCGACTTCATGGAGTCGAGTTGCAGACTCCAATCCGGACTACGACGTACTTTCTGGGATTCGCTTACTATCGCTAGTTCGCAGCCCTCTGTATACGCCATTGTAGCACGTGTGTAGCCCTACTCGTAAGGGCCATGATGACTTGACGTCGTCCCCACCTTCCTCCGGTTTGTCACCGGCAGTCTCCTTAAAGTTCCCACCCGAAGTGCTGGCAAATAAGGATAAGGGTTGCGCTCGTTACGGGACTTAACCCAACATTTCACAACACGAGCTGACGACAGCCATGCAGCACCTGTCTCAGAGTTCCCGAAGGCACTAAGCTATCTCTAGCGAATTCTCTGGATGTCAAGAGTAGGTAAGGTTCTTCGCGTTGCGTCGAATTAAACCACATGCTCCACCGCTTGTGCGGGCCCCCGTCAATTCATTTGAGTTTTAACCTTGCGGCCGTACTCCCCAGGCGGTCTACTTATTGCGTTAGCTGCGCCACTAAGTCATTACAACCCAACGGCTAGTAGACATCGTTTACGGCGTGGACTACCAGGGTATCTAATCCTGTTTGCTCCCCACGCTTTCGCACCTCAGTGTCAGTATTAGTCCAGGGTGTCGCCTTCGCCACTGATGTTCCTTCCTATATCTACGCATTTCACCGCTACACAGGAAATTCCACACCCCTCTACCATACTCTAGCCTGCCAGTATCGGGTGCCATTCCAAGGTTGAGCCCTGGGATTTCACATCCGACTTAACAAACCACCTACGCGCGCTTTACGCCCAGTAATTCCGATTAACGCTTGCACCCTCTGTATTACCGCGGCTGCTGGCACAGAGTTAGCCGGTGCTTCTTCTGGGGCTAACGTCAAAGTAACTGGATATTAGCCAGTTACCCTTCCTCACCCCTGAAAGTGCTTTACAACCCTAAGGCCTTCTTCACACACGCGGCATGGCTGGATCAGGCTTCCGCCCATTGTCCAATATTCCCCACTGCTGCCTCCCGTAGGAGTCTGGGCCGTGTCTCAGTCCCAGTGTGACTGGCCATCCTCTCAGACCAGTTAAAGATCGTCGCCTTGGTAGGCCTTTACCCTACCAACTAGCTAATCTTACGCAGGCTCATCTAATAGCGGAAGGCTCCGAAGAGTCCCCTCCTTTCCCCCTTAGGGCGTATGCGGTATTAGCATGCGTTTCCACATGTTGTCCCCCTCTACTAGGCAGATTCCTACGCGTTACTCACCCGTCCGCCGCTCGTCAGCAGGAGCAAGCTCCCCTGTTACCGCTCGACTTGCATGTGTTAAGCCTGCCGCCAGCGTTCAATCTGAGCCATGATCAAACTCTTCAGTTAAAAAGTTTGCTTACTCAAAATCTATTACACTAACAATAACTTAATCATTCCATCGTCCCGAAGAACAACAAAACAACATAAAGCGAATTGACGTGTTAGACGTTTCGCAAGACTTCAATTTTTTTGATCATCTCGAACCGGTTAAAAACCAATCCGGACAATCTTCTGAAGCCTCCAGCGAGCGCCCACACAAATTATCTGATTATCTATTTTAAAGAGCGTGCTAACTTGAATGGCTAACCAAATTTTAATTTAGTTAGCTGAACTTGGTCTTCGTTGCTCTGAAGCCTTGTCCGTGTCAGCGAGGGCGTATATTAAGGATCTACAGATTTTGTGCAACCCTTTTCGACATTTTCTTTCAATTTATTTTAAATAAAAGCAAATTCGTTCATAAAACCGTCAAAAAACACTCTTTTTGGTTATAAAGCAACCAAATAAAGAGAGTTTACGCATTATCAATCTATCAATTCGGGCATCTCTACTGAAATAGAACGTACTACTTTCATTTCCTGAGTGTCGATAGCCACTTGATAAGCAATTACCTCAACCCCCTTTCCAACTACTTCAACAAATGCCTGAGCATACTTTTTATCAATGTGCGCAGCGGGTGTAACAGAATCAATCCCCGTATGACTCACACAAAAGAACATTACTGCACGATGCCCTTCTTCGACCATCTTCGCCAGCTCATACAAATGTTTACGCCCACGATCTGTAACCGCATCAGGAAAGTATCCTAATCCGTCTTCCTCTAATAAGGTGACATTTTTAACTTCCACATAACACTTGCGGCCATCACCGCCAGTGAGTAACCAATCAATACGACTTTTCTCGCCATACTTCACTTCGGCTTTTTGCTCCGCATAACCGGAAAGCTCCTTCACCACACCTCCAGCAATAGCTTCGCCTACCAATTTATTTGGGTAACCTGTATTGATACAAGCCAAATGCTGGTTATCTACCTCCACCAGCTCCCATGTATAGGCAAGTTTACGCTTTGGGTTATCACTTTTAGATAACCACACGCGCGCGCTATTTTGCTGGCAGCGTTTCATTGATCCAGTATTGGGACAATGGGCCACCACGACCTCACCATTTGGCAATTCAATATCGGACAAAAAACGTTTATAACGTTTAATTAATTTTCCCTCTATTAAGGGCGTTGGAAATTCCACAACAAAACTCCAAAATGTTTTGAGATTCAATACAAACAAAAACAGCCCTCTTTACTATAAAGAGAGCTGCTTTGATAACGATATAGTAAAGGAATATCCTCCCCTACCACAATCGACAAGTGAAACCTTACCCCATTAACTCAAGCAAGCGAGCAGCGGACGCTTTAGGATCATCAGCGCTGCAAATTGCAGAGACCAGCGCTAAACCATGAACACCAGTGGAACAAAGTTCAGGGATATTCCCTTCATGGATTCCTCCAATGGCAACAATAGGTAAAGACGTTACCTTGAGTGCCGCCTTTAGCCCATCTATCCCCCAATGATGCTTAGTATTGAGTTTTGTTGGTGTCGCGAAGATGGCACTTAAGCCAATGTAATCAATCGGCAAAGAATCGGCCTCAGCAAGCTGTTCTTGTGTTTCGATTGATAGCCCTAAAATTTTATCAGGGCCGATTAACTGACGAGCGACCTTAGCTGGCATGTCCGATTGGCCGAGATGAACGCCATCGGCATCCACTGCGAGCGCGACATCTACTCGATCATTAATAATTAAAGGAACGCCTGAGCCTTTAAGAATATCTTTAACGGCCAAAGCTCGTTCAATAAAAGCACGCACATCGCCATGCTTTTCGCGAACTTGAACCATGGTCACACCACCTTCCACCGCCTTGCTTACAACTCGTTTTAAGGTGGCTAAATCTTGTTGGTCATCGGTAACCAAATACAAACGATAGAGATTCATTGTGTTTCCTTTAAGCCAATTGTCATTTCTCTAACAGACTAATCTATTAACTAACCTGAAGTTTGAGTCGCTTGGCTAATGTGGCTTCATCCAACAAATACAACTCATCAATAATGGTCAGCTGTAAGCTACCTGGCCCACGCGCTTGCTCGGCTGCAATTTCTCCGACAACACCAAGCACTGCGGCGGCAGCCACTCCCGACTTATCCCCAACAGCTGCAAACGCCGCCGTTAACGCGCTTAAGGTACAACCCATCCCAGTAACGCAAGGCATCATGGCATGGCCGTTGTTGAGCTTAACCGTTTGCTCACTTGTCACTATGTAATCAGTCTCTCCGGAAATAACGACACTGGCGTTATATTCTTTAACCAAGAAATGCGCCGCGCTCAGTGCGGTATCACTGCTATCTAGTGCATCCACACCTTTGCTTTTGGCTTGTTCATTTGCCAGTGCGATGATTTCCGATGCATTACCACGGATAATCAGTTGATCAGCCAATCGTGCTATTTTACGAGAGGTATCAGTGCGCAAGGCACTGGCTCCGCAACCAACGGGGTCAAGTACGACAACCTTTCCATTCACATTGGCTTGTTCGACAGCAAACGTCATACGTGGAATCCAAGCGCTATCTAGCGTACCGATGTTGATCACCAATGCCCCAGCAAACGCCATCATCTCTGCCATTTCTTGCTTAGAATGCGCCATAATGGGAGACGCCCCAATCGCTAGCAGCGCATTAGCCGTATTGTTCATCACCACATAGTTGGTAATGTTCACGACTAAAGGCTTTTGTTCTCTTACGGCAGTAAGCGCTTGAGTGATTTGTTCAACTAACATTTTCATGCTCCTATCAATGTTACTTAGCGTTTAAGCCTTGTTGCCAAAAAGCGATTTCCATGCGGGTAGCCGTCTTAAATACATCAACTAAATTCTGTCCACGCTGGCTGTTTATATCAATCTCGGACAACAGCTTATTAAAGTGCTCCATTCCTGTCATAACACTCGACTGGTAGTCGTCACCACTATAAAGCTTAATCCAGCTCGCATAAGGGTTACCCTCAATGACGGTACTTTCATCTTCAAGTAGCTGTTTACCAATCACACCGTAACCGACAGAACAGGGCGCTAACGCTGCATAAAGATCGACTAAATCGCCAGTCATACCCGCATCCAATACATAACGGGTGTAGGCCACAGTACCAAAATCTTCCGCTTCGTTTTCAAGATCCGCTTCTGTTAATCCCCATTGTGCGCAATATTCCACATGATGAGCGGTTTCTGAATCTAACAGGTTATACACAGTCGGCAAGGCACGGCGCATATCTTCTAACGTACGCGCTTTGTAAATTGCCAAGGCATACGCACGGGCATATTGCTTGAGAAACAAGAAATCTTGCTTTAGATAATGCAAAAAGCACGGTTGCTCAAGAGTGCCTTTTGCTAACTGCTGCACAAACGCGTGTTCTGTGTAGGCGGTCCAATCTTCCTGACAGGCGGCGATCAAATCTTGGTATTTCATATTACAAATCTCTTAAAGTAAGGTGCTTTAGGTATTAGTCAAAAGTCGGTACGTAATCTTTCGCTTTCGGTAACGTATTAATGACTTTATGGTCGAACAAGAACTGGGCGTAATCGTCATAGCGTTTTAGATCTACCGCGGCTGGTCGTAGCGCAAAGCGGCTCAAGGAATCATTCCAAGCGCGCTTGTTTAACTCGTTATTAAGCGTATCAGGGGCATAAGCAACAAACTGTTCCCACGCTGCATTTGGATGATTGACGATATACGTCGTGGCTTGCTGAATGGCTTTATTAAAGGCTTCTATGTCTTTTTTATTGTAGGTGTTGGCGTTAGCGACAAAGATCAGCTCATCATAAGAAGGCACACCGTGCTCTTCTGGGTAAAAGGCTTTGGCTTTGTATCCCTCTAACGCGAGCTGATTGATTTCAAAGTTACGAAAACCGCCCCAAATCGCATCGACTTTGCCTGAGGCAAGAGACGACGAGAGCGCCCAACCCACATTAATAATGTTCACATCAGAAAATTTAACGCCTTCTTGCCCAAGCATGGTGCCAAGCGTCGCTTCTTCGTTCCCAGCAATAGAGATGCCAATGCTTTTCCCTTCAAGATCCGCAAGGGAGTCGTTTTTACCATTATCAAGCACCAACAGAGTATTCAATGGTGTCGCGATCAAAGTAGAAGCACGGATTAAAGGTAAACCAGCAGACACATCCATGGTCAAATTTGGTTGGTATGACACGGCCAAGTCCACTTTACCTGCGGCGACTAATTTAGCAGGCGTACTTGGATCAGCAGGCTCTTCGATTTTCACCTGCAGGCCTGCCTGTTCAAAGTAGCCACGCTCTTTGGCAATAATGATAGGGCCATGACCTGGATTAACAAACCAATCCAGCATTAACGTTAGCTTCTTTTCTGCCGCCATAACATTATTCGAAACCAGCACCGCAAACAGAGCAATGGCACTCAGCAATGTATTTTTATTCATCGATTTTTTCCTTATATGGTTCTACTTATTTTGCCAAGGGATGGCTTTTTTCAATACTATGTCCGTGCTGAAATACAAGATGATCGAGAGCACCGCGAGAATAAATAAGGCGGCAAACATCTCATCAATAATCATCCGCGCATTCGCTTGCAGCATCAGATAACCCAAGCCTTCGCTTGACCCTACCCATTCGCCAACCACCGCACCAATCGGCGCAATAACAACGGCAACACGAATGCCTGAAGCGAGCGTCGGCAAAGCCGCAGGCAATTGAATATGCCGCAACAATTGCCACTTCGAGGCGCCCATGGTTTTAGCAAGGTCAAGATAACCGGTAGGTGTGTTACGCAGGCCGTCATAACAACAGGTCGTCACCGGAAAGAAGATAATAATGGCCGCAATGACCACTTTTGAGGCAATGCCATAGCCTAACCAGAGCATCATCACCGGCGCGATAGCAAACACAGGAATGGCTTGGCTAGCAATGAGTATGGGGAGCAGCCAACGCTTAAGCGGCTGAAACATCAACATCATCAAGGCAAACAATAAGCCCATGGTTAACCCTAAACCGAGACCGAGCAAAATTTCTTGCGCGGTAACCCAAGTATGCTTGAGCAGCACATCATAGCGGGTTCCTAAACGATCGAGCACCGCGATTGGCGACGGCAAAATAAAGCTTGGCATCTGAAAAGCCACCACCACAATTTGCCAAAGACCAAGAATCACTGCCGTGCTGATCACCAACCGTAGCGCCGAATACGTAATACGCTCTTTCTTACTAAGGCGTGTCGACACAGAATGGTACTGAGCCATATCACTCATAGTCTTTCTCCAACTGATCCAAAATAGCTTGTTGCAAAGCAGCGCATTCAGCATCGAGTTTTCGAGGTGGCGACGACTCAGGAACATCCAACTGCTGAGCTTGGGCTGGCGCACCTTGAAGAACATACAATTGATCTGCCAAACGCACTGCCTCTTGCGGATCATGAGTGATCAATACAACCGTTTTGTCTTTTAACAAGGAGGCGGACAACGTCTGCAACTTGTGCCGAGTAACCGCATCAAGCGCTGAAAAGGGTTCGTCCATCAACACCAGCGGTTTGTCTTGCATTAAAGTACGAGCAAGCGCCACCCGTTGACGCATACCACCGGACAGTTGGGCGGGAGTCATATAGGCATTATCTGCAAGGCCGACTTGCTCAAGCAAAATCAGTGCGCGCTGCTTATCGTGTTCTTTGTTAGGAGCGGCATTGGCAAAGCGTGAGCTTAAACACACGTTGTCCAACACATTTAGCCAGGGAAGGAGCAAATCTTGCTGTGCCATATACGCAATATGGTCATGCAATACTATATTCTCAGCAGATACGTTATTGCCACTAACCGCAATCTCACCTTGCCATTCCACTTGATCGTCTAGTAGACCAGCAAGATAACGCAATATCGTCGTTTTACCGCTGCCACTACGACCCAGCAGCACCGTCCACTGATTCGCCGGAATGGTCATATTCATCCCTGCTAGCGTTGGTACCGGAGTGCCTTTGTATTGAAGGCCCCCATGACGAATCTTTATGCCGATGATGGCTTTAGCGCACATCTTGATGGCCTGCAAAGAAGTGATGAACTGGGCCGTGGCCTTGACCGATATCTAACTCATCCGCATGGGCAATCGCGCCGGTAATATACTGTTTACCTAACTGAACGGATTGCTGCAGGCTATTGCCCTGAGCAAGGTAAGAGGCAATCGCAGAAGACAGTGTGCAGCCTGTTCCATGGGTATTTTTTGTGACTAGCCGTTTAGCGCTTAATAGCTCAAAGCCATCTTGTGTGATCAAAAGGTCGTTACTGTTTTCGTCCGCCTCTAAATGCCCTCCTTTTAGCAAAACCGCCTTAGCGCCCAATGCACGTAAATCCGCCATCATATCGTTCATTTCGACTTCAGATTGAGGCACGGCATGACCGGTTAGCGCGGCCGCTTCAGGTAGGTTGGGTGTAACAATGTCAGCAAGAGGGAGTAATGTCTCTTTTAACGCGGATATTGCCGAGTGCTTTAGCAATAAATCACCGCTAGTAGCCACCATCACAGGATCAATCACGATATATTTCGGCTCGTATTGGCGTAATTTAGCGGCCACGACCTTGATGATACTGACATCAGCCAGCATGCCTATTTTCACCGCAACAATATTAAGATCAGTAAAAACGGCGTCTAGTTGACTCGCGACATGGTCAAGCGGAATCGGATAAATAGCCGAAACGCCTAGCGTATTTTGTGAAGTAATCGCGGTAATGACAGAACAGGCAAAGCTACCCGTGGCGGACATAGCCTTAATATCCGCTTGAATACCCGCACCGCCGCCACTGTCTGACCCTGCAATGGTAAGCACAATAGGAATATTTTTTGACGCGGTTTGATTCGTTTTTTGCTGTTTAAGGTGTTGCTGTGTAGATGGTGCCATTATCGTTCCTATTAAAGACGTATAGGAACTGACTTTGGCCATTCTGGAGGGATCAAAGATCGGACTCGCATAAGATAGCCGTAATTGCTCGGCTAAAGGCAAAGTGCAAATAGTTCCCTACGCCAGTGCTAACTGAATCAGGTTCTGCGGGTCTCTTTCGATCTCAGCCAATGCATTGGCCCCCCGACTATTTCACAGAAAGGATAACAGGACATTCAGGTGAAAGGTATTCTTTTTTAAACAGCCGACACATACAAAAACGGCCCTCTTTACACTAAAGAGGGCCGTTTGATTTCAGAAGTAATGTACCGTAACAAGGATTTACAACAGCCACATAACGCTATGAAATTTCTCGCAAACTAAGCTCTGTCTCAAACGAATAAAATTTCGCACTTAGACCTGCAACACGTACCCCATAAAGGCGCGCGGTATCGAGATCCCCTTGCGACATTTCTTCAGGTCCAGCATCGGCAGCAACTTGTGCCATTGGACCAAGAAATGACCCCATTCGGTTGATATCATCACGCTGTGACGCTTTTGTATTAGAAGACTTCATTCCCATACCGACCCAAATACCTCTATGCTGAGCCGCAAATAAAGTGAAGTATTGCAGAGTCGATAGCTTGTCACCATTGATACTAGAGCTGTTGGTAAAACCGCCGAACACTTTGTTTTTCCATTGATCTTCGAACCACGGCTTTGATGATGCATCAGCAAACTTCTTGAACTGCCAACTTGGCCCGCCCATATAGGTTGGAGATCCTAAAATCACAAAGTGCGCTTTGCTAATATCAGACCACGCTGTTTCGCTTAACTCACCATTTGCATCAATCGGTAGCAGTTTGGCGTTCGCTCCATCCGCAACAGCTTCTGCCACTCGTCGAGTATGGCCATAACCAGAATGATAGATAACTACCCCTTTCAACTCTGAAGAAAAACTCATAACACACCTCTTAATTTGATTGATAAAACTTGCCCTAAAGACAAAACAAAAAACGCCCGGCTTTTCATCACAGAGCACAACGCAAAGGCTTTTGCCTAAATTGAAATAACAGAACTACCAAAACCAACAATGGAAAAATGACATGCAGCCACTGCTGATATAGTACGAGCGTAATAAGCGCCCCCACTAAAACCAAACCACCTAAAGCAAGACCAGCCTGCCGCAATTTAAGCGACGACTTGGTTTGCCAATAAGCACTTAAAAGCTCAAGTGCCGCGGTGATGTAATGGAAACCATCGGGGTAACCCCAACGGCTGTAGTCTTCAAGCAAGGGAGCAGGAGGAAACACATTCAACAATCCCGCAAAGACAAAAAAAGCGACCAACAACCAAGTCATAAAAAATTGGTAAGAAAACAGTTTCATCTGACTACTCTCCTAGCTATCGCAATGTTGGCGTAGTTTGCTTACCGGACGGCATGCGAGTAGGCGCGGTACGTTCAAGCATCCAGCCAGGATATTCCGGAACCAGACGACTAACAGAGTCCAGAATAGTTAGATCTTGCTGATCTAACTGGATCTCTACTGCTGCAAGGTTCTGCTCTATTTGATCGAGGCGTTTTGCTCCTGTAATCACAGACGTTACAAAAGGCTTACTCAATACATAAGCAAGTGCCACGGCAGCAATAGAAGCATCATGTTTTGCTGCAATCGGTCGCATAGCATCAACACACGCCCAAACTTTGTCCCTATCCACAGGAGGAAAGTCAAAATTGGCACGCCGCCCTTCGCCTTTTGAGTCTGGCGAAAATTTTCCTGATAGCAGCCCGCCAGCCAAAGGAGACCAAGCCAGTAATCCCATCTT from Marinomonas rhizomae harbors:
- the sfsA gene encoding DNA/RNA nuclease SfsA — translated: MEFPTPLIEGKLIKRYKRFLSDIELPNGEVVVAHCPNTGSMKRCQQNSARVWLSKSDNPKRKLAYTWELVEVDNQHLACINTGYPNKLVGEAIAGGVVKELSGYAEQKAEVKYGEKSRIDWLLTGGDGRKCYVEVKNVTLLEEDGLGYFPDAVTDRGRKHLYELAKMVEEGHRAVMFFCVSHTGIDSVTPAAHIDKKYAQAFVEVVGKGVEVIAYQVAIDTQEMKVVRSISVEMPELID
- the thiE gene encoding thiamine phosphate synthase; protein product: MNLYRLYLVTDDQQDLATLKRVVSKAVEGGVTMVQVREKHGDVRAFIERALAVKDILKGSGVPLIINDRVDVALAVDADGVHLGQSDMPAKVARQLIGPDKILGLSIETQEQLAEADSLPIDYIGLSAIFATPTKLNTKHHWGIDGLKAALKVTSLPIVAIGGIHEGNIPELCSTGVHGLALVSAICSADDPKASAARLLELMG
- the thiM gene encoding hydroxyethylthiazole kinase; translation: MLVEQITQALTAVREQKPLVVNITNYVVMNNTANALLAIGASPIMAHSKQEMAEMMAFAGALVINIGTLDSAWIPRMTFAVEQANVNGKVVVLDPVGCGASALRTDTSRKIARLADQLIIRGNASEIIALANEQAKSKGVDALDSSDTALSAAHFLVKEYNASVVISGETDYIVTSEQTVKLNNGHAMMPCVTGMGCTLSALTAAFAAVGDKSGVAAAAVLGVVGEIAAEQARGPGSLQLTIIDELYLLDEATLAKRLKLQVS
- the tenA gene encoding thiaminase II; this encodes MKYQDLIAACQEDWTAYTEHAFVQQLAKGTLEQPCFLHYLKQDFLFLKQYARAYALAIYKARTLEDMRRALPTVYNLLDSETAHHVEYCAQWGLTEADLENEAEDFGTVAYTRYVLDAGMTGDLVDLYAALAPCSVGYGVIGKQLLEDESTVIEGNPYASWIKLYSGDDYQSSVMTGMEHFNKLLSEIDINSQRGQNLVDVFKTATRMEIAFWQQGLNAK
- a CDS encoding ABC transporter substrate-binding protein — translated: MNKNTLLSAIALFAVLVSNNVMAAEKKLTLMLDWFVNPGHGPIIIAKERGYFEQAGLQVKIEEPADPSTPAKLVAAGKVDLAVSYQPNLTMDVSAGLPLIRASTLIATPLNTLLVLDNGKNDSLADLEGKSIGISIAGNEEATLGTMLGQEGVKFSDVNIINVGWALSSSLASGKVDAIWGGFRNFEINQLALEGYKAKAFYPEEHGVPSYDELIFVANANTYNKKDIEAFNKAIQQATTYIVNHPNAAWEQFVAYAPDTLNNELNKRAWNDSLSRFALRPAAVDLKRYDDYAQFLFDHKVINTLPKAKDYVPTFD
- a CDS encoding ABC transporter permease, whose protein sequence is MSDMAQYHSVSTRLSKKERITYSALRLVISTAVILGLWQIVVVAFQMPSFILPSPIAVLDRLGTRYDVLLKHTWVTAQEILLGLGLGLTMGLLFALMMLMFQPLKRWLLPILIASQAIPVFAIAPVMMLWLGYGIASKVVIAAIIIFFPVTTCCYDGLRNTPTGYLDLAKTMGASKWQLLRHIQLPAALPTLASGIRVAVVIAPIGAVVGEWVGSSEGLGYLMLQANARMIIDEMFAALFILAVLSIILYFSTDIVLKKAIPWQNK
- a CDS encoding ABC transporter ATP-binding protein, translating into MCAKAIIGIKIRHGGLQYKGTPVPTLAGMNMTIPANQWTVLLGRSGSGKTTILRYLAGLLDDQVEWQGEIAVSGNNVSAENIVLHDHIAYMAQQDLLLPWLNVLDNVCLSSRFANAAPNKEHDKQRALILLEQVGLADNAYMTPAQLSGGMRQRVALARTLMQDKPLVLMDEPFSALDAVTRHKLQTLSASLLKDKTVVLITHDPQEAVRLADQLYVLQGAPAQAQQLDVPESSPPRKLDAECAALQQAILDQLEKDYE